The genomic region TCGAGAATGGTTGCCAGAAAATCCCTTACCCGTGGCTACGGAAAGAGAAAAGTCTACTCTATCGCGTGGGGAACCCGTGTATCGGGCTTTGTTCTCCAAGCAAAGTTAAACCCAAGAAGGCAACCACATCCGCCAGCGATAACTTTCAGGAGACAGTGGTAGACCTAAATAAAGCGGCATCCAGAAGACAAAAGCCAGAAGAATCAGAAATATTGCCGTTATGCCTAACAGCCGTAGGTTTCTGTGGTAACTGCGCAACCATCGATCGACGATCCAAGCCAAGGCTAGCACGGCAAATACCGAAGCACCCATGTAGTGGTACAAAAACGTGCAGCGCGTCACCCGTATCCACGGTAATAAATTTGCTAACCAATTTAGAGCAAAGTACAAATAGATCCCAATATTTTGAATTTCAGTATTTTGAATTCTATTTTGAGCCTGAGAAGAATTACCAGTTACAAATACCTTAGCCAAGCCAAACGAAGCGATCGCGCTTTTAGCGACTATCCAAATAGCATATAAAATTGCAACAGCGGAGAACCACCACAAGATCGGATTTCCCATTGCGTGTACGTCGTAGATTACTTTTGCACTCGCTTCTGGTATGGATGGTCCGACCACTGGTACTGATTCGTCAAGAGAAATGGTAGTTTTGTAAAAATAGGCAACCGGACGCAACATCAACAACCAGGTGTACCAGCGAGAACAATATGGATGCACGTCTGCACCGCTACCGATGCGCTGGTGATAGAACAAGATCTCGCGCTGCATTTCCCAAAAGTTAGGTGTGGGATTGAGCATGAGGTGAGGAATCCAACTGATACTGTAGACGGCAACGGGGATGATTCCCAGGTAAAAAGCCATTTCTAGGGGAGTTGGTAATTGGTAATTGCTAATTGCTAATTGGGAATTGGTAGTTGCTTCCTTGTCCCCCTTGTCTCCCTTGTCCCTCCCTGTTCTCTGCTCCCTGCTGCCTGCTCCCTGCTCCCTTCCCCACTTCACAATCCAAGCTACAATCCACAACAAATATGCTCCTAATAAGAAGCCTAAGCCGTTCCATTTAATTGCTGCTGATGCACCGAAACCTGTTCCAGCTAGAGTAAGCCACAAGTAGCGCTTTTTTTTAGGGGTTTTCAATGCTATTAACAAAAACCAATGCCCAAGTAGCCCTAAGATGACTAAATATATGTTGTTCAGGGCGTAGCGAGATTCGACTAGAAATAACCCATCGGCGGCGGCGAAGATGGCTGCAATTACAGCATAACTGCGGCGATCGCTTAATTGATAGGCGATTCCCCCAACAACTAGCGGCACAAACGAGCCTGTTAACGCATTTAGCCAGCGATAACTCCAAGGAGAATGCAAAGAACCCGTCAGTCCGTTAACTATATCTCGGTCGATCGGCATGTGTTCGCCCAACCACATTGCGATCGCGATAATGTATTGACTAAGTGGTGGATGGGCGTTAAAAAATTGCGTCTGCGTCAAATAGTTGTTCGCAAATTTTGCATAATACACTTCATCAAAGACTAGTGTATTGAATCGACTCAATTGCCAAAACCGCAAGCTAGCGCTAAATGCAAACACTGCAACCATAGCGATCGCCAACCAGGGAGGATGCGGAAACTGTTTAGTAGAGGGCATATGATGTCACTCAACTCAAAAGAGTTAGCACATGCGAAAACCAGTCTTCTATCTTAACGACCTAACTGGGCAATGGAGCCACTCCCAAGGTGATTGTACTCACTTTTGCTAGTTTTTCACTCGATCCAGACTATGTTAATGCAGCCCATCCATTTTTAGCTAGACATAAGCTAGACAAGTACTTTTGCCAGCAGTAGCGGTTATTAGTTTAAATATATTAATCAATAATGGATTGCTTCCGGCATGGCAAATCTAGTATAAATCTACATGAACTAAAAATATTGTTAATTTCAGTCTTCAACCTGTTCGCCCTCAAACACGAAAGCACGTAACCCCAAAACTGTTAGAGGCTCTGTTTCCAGAAAAAATCTCTCGCTGGAGACTAGGCTATCTGTTGCTGTTAAAGCTCATTTAGGCTGAGAAACCTTCAAAATTCTGTCATGTTTCGTAGCAGCAAAGTTAAACGTAAGGCAAAAGGCATGGCAGAGAGATTGCAGCAGAGCGAAAAATAACGAGTGCCGATCGAGTAGGTGACGTTCTTAACTTGACCTAATGTATTAAATTAGTATAAATTTTATAACGCCAAGTAAAATAGACGAAAAATTCAGTTTCTGAAGCAAACTAGAATGCGAAAACCAGTTTTAACCATTTTTTATCAGTTTAATCCCTGGTTTCCCAGCATAGGAGGCATTCAAACCGTCATTCGATACTTTATCAAATATGCTGCTAGCGAGTTTGATGTCAGAGTTGTAGGAACTTCAGATCGAGCTAATTTCTCTTCTCGAAAGTGGCAAGAAGCAGAGTTGGAGGGAAGAGCGATCCAGTTTTTCCCTCTGCTTACCGTAGATAATGATGATGTTAGAGGTTTGCTGCCGACCACGGTAAAATACACCGTAGCGTTATTGCAGCATAACTTCGCTTCAGATTTTATGCACTTTCATCGAATTGAACCAACGCTAGCCTCTTTTAATTGGCAGGGGGATAAGACTCTTTTTATTCACAACGATATTCGCCAGCAAATGACTGCCAAGGATAACAAGAAGGCAATCTTATGGCGATATTTTCCGGCAGGCTATTTTGCGCTAGAAGGACTATTAATAAAGCAATTCGCCGAAATTTTATCGTGTAACACGGAATCAGTCAAGCTTTATCAACAGCGTTATGCTAAATTAAGCGAACGAATCAAATACATCAAAAATCCGGTAGATAATGGAGTATTTTATCCGCTTTCTCCCGAGCAGCGAGAGGAAGGAAGACGCGCTTTAGCAGCGCGAATGGGATTCTCTTCCGATACTCGTTTTTTATTGTTTGCCGGACGTTTGCATCCACAAAAAGATCCCGTACTGCTGGTGCGATCGCTGTTTGCCATGCAGCAGCCAAACGTACACCTCTTAATTGCTGGTGCGGGAGAACTAGCCGAGACGGTAAAAGCGGAGATTGCTCGATTAGATCTATCTCAGCAAGTGACTCTATTAGGCGCGGTTCCACCAAACCAACTTGCAAAACTGCAACAAGTTTGTAGCGCCTTTGTGTTAACGAGTGCTTACGAAGGCTTGCCGCTAGTAGCATTAGAAGCTTTAGCTTGCGGTACGCCAGTAGTCACTACAGATTGTGGAGAAACACCAAAACTACTGAGTGCAGATAGCGGGATCGTCTGTCAGGAACGCACGCCAGAAGCGATCGCCTCTGCCATAAGTCAGATCCTATTACGAGATAAAAATTATACAATCGAAGCTTGCGTGCGGGCTGCTGCACCATACGGGGTGCGTCAAATTGTCAGTGATGTGTATCAAAATATGTGGGTGCGCTGGGAACAGCGTCAGTTAGCATCTGGTGTGTCTACAAGTTATGTCTAGCTGGTCAACCTATGGATGAGGAAGTATGACAGGGATAAGATGCGACCCGAATCAACTTGCCGCACCTGTGGCAAAAGAAGCGGTCTCCGATGCCAATCTAAAGACCGCTAGGCTCCCAAACACACGTAAACATCAGGAGTCCACTCTTATACTAGCCAACAAAATTTGCCTCGCCCATAGTTTATAAGGGAAAGCTCAAGATTCAACAATTGGCTCATTGGAACGAGTAAGGACAAAAAAGATCGACAAATTGAATGCAGCAAGCCAGCTAGTCTTCTAAGCCAATCTAGAGACCACTGGCTTTATACCCAAACACACGTAGATTTAACAGACACACTTTGCATGAGAATAGCCGTTATTGGTGCTAAAGGATTGCCCGCCAACCAGGGTGGTATCGAACATTACTGCCAGGAAATGTATCCCCGTATGGTGGAACGCAATCATTCCGTAGACCTGTTTGCCCGCTCCTCTTATCTAGGTTCTTCCTGGCTGGAACAGTATAAATATAAAGGGGTGAGAGTTATTTCCTTGCCCTGTTTGCAGCTAAGAGGAGCAGATGCCTTTTTCACGTCCCTACTAGGGGCGATCGCGGCAAGTGGTAGTCAATACGACATCATTCATTTCCACGCTCTCGGACCCTCGGTATTTAGCTGGTTGCCGAAATTTGCCTCCACTGCCAAAGTCGTTGTCACCTGCCAGGGTTTAGATTGGCAGCGGGCAAAGTGGGGTAAAATCTCCAGCCGCATCTTATATGCAGGCGAACGAGCCGCAGCACGATTTGCGGATGGAATTGTCGTCGTCTCTGACGAACTGCGCACCTATTTCAAACAGACATACAATCGCGACACGGTTTACATCCCCAACGGACCTGCCAGATACGCTCCTACAGATGGTAGTTTTGCCTACGGTACTTCCTTAGGACTGACTCCAGGCAAATATATTACCTATGTCGGCAGACTCGTACCGGAAAAGCGTCCAGACTTGCTAATTCAAGCTTTCCAAAAGCTAAAGCCGCGTGACTGGAAACTCGTTCTTGTCGGCGGGACAAGCGATACTAATGCCTTTGCCACGGAGTTATCAGAACTCGCTAATAACAACCCTAACATTGTCTTTACAGGAGAACTCCGGGGGCAAAAACTAGCAGAAATCGTGCGTGGGGCGGGATGTTTCACTCTCCCTTCCGATTTGGAAGGACTACCCCTAGCCATGCTA from Chroococcidiopsis sp. SAG 2025 harbors:
- a CDS encoding glycosyltransferase family 4 protein, whose translation is MRIAVIGAKGLPANQGGIEHYCQEMYPRMVERNHSVDLFARSSYLGSSWLEQYKYKGVRVISLPCLQLRGADAFFTSLLGAIAASGSQYDIIHFHALGPSVFSWLPKFASTAKVVVTCQGLDWQRAKWGKISSRILYAGERAAARFADGIVVVSDELRTYFKQTYNRDTVYIPNGPARYAPTDGSFAYGTSLGLTPGKYITYVGRLVPEKRPDLLIQAFQKLKPRDWKLVLVGGTSDTNAFATELSELANNNPNIVFTGELRGQKLAEIVRGAGCFTLPSDLEGLPLAMLEAMQEGVPVVASDIPAHQQLIAQDRGLLFGAGDVTDCTQTLERAIADPEALAAMANRAQKYVQQHHNWDDITTETLNVYKTLNQTTTIRPSVAKQLATTPPVQASEKISR
- a CDS encoding glycosyltransferase yields the protein MRKPVLTIFYQFNPWFPSIGGIQTVIRYFIKYAASEFDVRVVGTSDRANFSSRKWQEAELEGRAIQFFPLLTVDNDDVRGLLPTTVKYTVALLQHNFASDFMHFHRIEPTLASFNWQGDKTLFIHNDIRQQMTAKDNKKAILWRYFPAGYFALEGLLIKQFAEILSCNTESVKLYQQRYAKLSERIKYIKNPVDNGVFYPLSPEQREEGRRALAARMGFSSDTRFLLFAGRLHPQKDPVLLVRSLFAMQQPNVHLLIAGAGELAETVKAEIARLDLSQQVTLLGAVPPNQLAKLQQVCSAFVLTSAYEGLPLVALEALACGTPVVTTDCGETPKLLSADSGIVCQERTPEAIASAISQILLRDKNYTIEACVRAAAPYGVRQIVSDVYQNMWVRWEQRQLASGVSTSYV
- a CDS encoding dolichyl-phosphate-mannose--protein mannosyltransferase, with amino-acid sequence MPSTKQFPHPPWLAIAMVAVFAFSASLRFWQLSRFNTLVFDEVYYAKFANNYLTQTQFFNAHPPLSQYIIAIAMWLGEHMPIDRDIVNGLTGSLHSPWSYRWLNALTGSFVPLVVGGIAYQLSDRRSYAVIAAIFAAADGLFLVESRYALNNIYLVILGLLGHWFLLIALKTPKKKRYLWLTLAGTGFGASAAIKWNGLGFLLGAYLLWIVAWIVKWGREQGAGSREQRTGRDKGDKGDKEATTNSQLAISNYQLPTPLEMAFYLGIIPVAVYSISWIPHLMLNPTPNFWEMQREILFYHQRIGSGADVHPYCSRWYTWLLMLRPVAYFYKTTISLDESVPVVGPSIPEASAKVIYDVHAMGNPILWWFSAVAILYAIWIVAKSAIASFGLAKVFVTGNSSQAQNRIQNTEIQNIGIYLYFALNWLANLLPWIRVTRCTFLYHYMGASVFAVLALAWIVDRWLRSYHRNLRLLGITAIFLILLAFVFWMPLYLGLPLSPESYRWRMWLPSWV